Proteins encoded within one genomic window of Bos indicus x Bos taurus breed Angus x Brahman F1 hybrid chromosome 18, Bos_hybrid_MaternalHap_v2.0, whole genome shotgun sequence:
- the LOC113875282 gene encoding uncharacterized protein LOC113875282, with translation MGLGLWGGGSALPPPRSSSEGPDPPASRLLPRSLSLPWTFPGQLRLKFSGEAARSPWDKGAAQLRPGPLPDLPLGCPGWLQGASLRGEAAAAVAPPSPGRAASGDRLGIRVQLQPRGGEGPPLTQHAATLPWPRQARACPAGLRARPVPGTPRLFVLGERAVPQALGEEVAALSLERGGSLSAAVWPRRSSPPLLRHLLSAAPKLFAPSPQALRQPSHPRP, from the coding sequence ATGGGTTTGGGGCTTTGGGGGGGAGGGTCAGCTCTCCCGCCACCCCGTTCCTCCTCAGAGGGCCCCGATCCTCCAGCTTCTCGCTTGCTCCCTCGCTCCCTTTCTCTACCTTGGACATTCCCAGGACAATTAAGGCTGAAGTTTTCGGGAGAAGCGGCCCGGAGCCCGTGGGATAAGGGGGCGGCCCAGCTCCGCCCAGGACCCCTCCCGGACCTCCCCCTCGGCTGCCCCGGTTGGCTGCAGGGCGCGTCACTCCgcggggaggcggcggcggcggtggcgccGCCGAGCCCAGGGCGGGCGGCGAGCGGGGACCGGCTAGGGATCCGAGTTCAGCTCCAGccgcggggaggggaggggccgccGCTTACCCAGCACGCTGCAACCCTCCCCTGGCCTCGCCAGGCGCGGGCCTGCCCCGCCGGGCTCCGGGCACGGCCAGTCCCCGGGACCCCGCGGCTCTTCGTCCTGGGGGAGCGGGCCGTGCCCCAGGCTCTTGGCGAGGAGGTGGCCGCGCTGAGCCTGGAGAGAGGGGGCTCCTTGTCCGCAGCTGTCTGGCCCCGCAGAAGCTCGCCTCCACTTCTCAGGCACTTGCTGAGCGCGGCACCCAAACTTTTCGCTCCATCTCCCCAGGCTTTGAGGCAGCCTTCCCACCCGCGCCCCTGA
- the SALL1 gene encoding sal-like protein 1 isoform X2: MKGDTEKGQPNRTTKSKDAHVCGRCCAEFFELSDLLLHKKNCTKNQLVLIVNESPASPPETFSSPSPPPDHPQEQMNDTANKTEQGECSDLAEAQAPDREESMEVEAPAAPKGASGPPSSAGDSSVPPSCSSSSSGAGTSAITTSLPQLGDLTTLGNFSVINSNVIIENLQSTKVAVAQFSQEARCNGASGGKLAVPALMEQLLALQQQQIHQLQLIEQIRHQILLLASQNADLPTSSSPSPGTLRTSANPLSTLSSHLSQQLAAAAGLAQSLASQSASISGVKQLPPIQLPQSSSGNTIAPPHSGSSPNVHILAAAVPTPSSEKVASSAGTSHTSNPAASASSSPAFAISSLLSPASNPLLPQPAPANSVFPSPLPNIGTTAEDLNPLSALAQQRKSKPPNVTAFEAKSASDEAFFKHKCRFCAKVFGSDSALQIHLRSHTGERPFKCNICGNRFSTKGNLKVHFQRHKEKYPHIQMNPYPVPEHLDNIPTSTGIPYGMSIPPEKPVTSWLDTKPVLPTLTPSVGLPLPPTLPNLTPFIKTEEPAPIPISHSAASPPGSVSSDSGAPEPAARNPGGLPEEAEGPTAPPPGGKSEESGVVPSSASAPNACVLSSLASDGGPGSASTFTNPLLPLMSEQFKAKFPFGGLLDSAQASETSKLQQLVENIDKKATDPNECIICHRVLSCQSALKMHYRTHTGERPFKCKICGRAFTTKGNLKTHYSVHRAMPPLRVQHSCPICQKKFTNAVVLQQHIRMHMGGQIPNTPVPDSYPESMESDTGSFDEKNFDDLDTFSDENMEDCPEGSIPDTPKSADASQDSLSSSPLPLEMSSIAALENQMKMINAGLAEQLQASLKSVENGSVEGDVLTNDSSSVGGDMESQSAGSPAISESTSSMQALSPSNSTQEFHKSPSAEEKLQRAGASEFANGLSPAPVNGGALDLTSSHTEKIIKEDSLGILFPFRDRGKFKNTACDICGKTFACQSALDIHYRSHTKERPFICTVCNRGFSTKGNLKQHMLTHQMRDLPSQLFEPSSSLGPNQNSAVIPANSLASLIKTEVNGFVHVTPQDSKDTPTSHVPSGPLSSSATSPVLLPALPRRTPKQHYCNTCGKTFSSSSALQIHERTHTGEKPFACTICGRAFTTKGNLKVHMGTHMWNSTPARRGRRLSVDGPMTFLGGNPVKFPEMFQKDLAARSGSGDPSSFWNQYAAALSNGLAMKANEISVIQNGGIPPIPGSLGSGSSSPISGLTGNLEKLQNSEPSAPLAGLEKMASSENGTNFRFTRFVEDSKEIVTS; this comes from the exons ATGAAAG gagacacagagaagggTCAACCCAACCGCACCACTAAGAGCAAGGATGCCCACGTCTGTGGCCGGTGCTGCGCCGAGTTCTTTGAATTGTCAGATCTTCTGCTCCACAAGAAGAATTGTACTAAAAACCAATTAGTTCTAATCGTAAATGAAAGTCCAGCCTCCCCACCTGAAACCTTCTCAAGCCCCAGCCCCCCTCCCGATCATCCCCAGGAACAAATGAATGACACGGCTAACAAAACAGAGCAAGGAGAGTGCAGCGACCTGGCCGAAGCCCAGGCACCGGACAGGGAAGAGTCCATGGAGGTGGAGGCCCCGGCAGCTCCCAAAGGCGCCAGTGGGCCTCCGAGTAGTGCTGGCGACAGCAGCGTCCCCcctagctgcagcagcagcagctccggCGCAGGTACCTCAGCGATCACAACCTCTCTACCTCAACTCGGGGACCTGACGACACTGGGCAACTTCTCCGTGATCAACAGCAACGTCATCATCGAGAACCTCCAGAGCACCAAGGTGGCAGTGGCCCAGTTCTCCCAGGAAGCGAGGTGCAATGGGGCCTCCGGGGGCAAGCTGGCCGTCCCAGCCCTGATGGAGCAGCTCTTAGCTCTGCAGCAGCAACAGATCCACCAGCTGCAACTGATCGAACAGATTCGTCACCAAATATTGCTGTTGGCTTCTCAGAATGCAGACCTGCCAACCTCTTCCAGTCCTTCTCCAGGTACTTTACGAACATCTGCCAACCCCTTGTCCACCCTCAGCTCCCATTTATCTCAGCAGCTGGCGGCGGCAGCTGGGTTAGCACAGAGCCTTGCGAGCCAATCTGCCAGCATCAGCGGTGTGAAACAGCTCCCCCCCATCCAGCTACCTCAGAGCAGTTCCGGCAACACCATCGCCCCCCCACACAGCGGCTCTTCCCCCAACGTTCACATATTGGCGGCAGCAGTTCCCACCCCATCCTCGGAAAAAGTGGCTTCGAGCGCGGGCACCTCCCACACCAGCAACCCCGCGGCCTCTGCCTCATCCTCACCAGCTTTTGCAATAAGCAGTCTGTTGAGTCCTGCATCTAATCCACTTCTACCTCAGCCGGCCCCCGCTAACTCGGTTTTCCCCAGCCCTTTGCCCAACATTGGAACGACAGCAGAGGATTTAAACCCCTTGTCCGCCTTGGCCcagcaaagaaaaagcaagccACCAAATGTCACCGCCTTCGAAGCCAAGAGCGCTTCGGATGAGGCGTTCTTCAAACACAAGTGCAGGTTCTGTGCAAAAGTCTTCGGAAGCGACAGTGCCTTGCAGATCCACCTTCGTTCCCACACCGGAGAGAGGCCATTCAAGTGCAACATCTGCGGGAACAGGTTCTCCACCAAGGGGAACCTCAAAGTCCACTTTCAGCGCCACAAAGAGAAGTACCCTCATATCCAGATGAACCCCTACCCCGTGCCTGAGCATTTGGACAACATACCCACCAGTACCGGCATCCCCTACGGCATGTCCATCCCTCCAGAAAAGCCGGTCACCAGTTGGCTAGACACCAAACCCGTCCTGCCCACCCTGACCCCTTCTGTCGGCCTGCCGTTGCCCCCCACCCTCCCGAACCTCACCCCCTTCATCAAGACCGAAGAGCCAGCCCCCATCCCCATCAGCCATTCTGCCGCCAGCCCCCCGGGCTCCGTCTCAAGCGACTCTGGGGCCCCTGAGCCGGCCGCGAGAAACCCGGGTGGGCTCCCGGAGGAAGCGGAAGGCCCCACTGCGCCCCCTCCCGGCGGCAAAAGCGAAGAGAGCGGTGTGGTCCCCAGCTCGGCCTCAGCCCCGAACGCCTGCGTGCTGAGCTCCCTGGCATCTGACGGCGGTCCTGGCAGTGCCTCGACTTTCACCAACCCTCTGTTGCCGCTCATGTCCGAGCAGTTCAAGGCGAAGTTTCCCTTTGGGGGACTCTTGGACTCAGCCCAGGCCTCAGAGACATCCAAGCTTCAGCAACTGGTCGAAAACATTGACAAGAAGGCCACTGACCCCAATGAGTGCATCATCTGCCACCGGGTCCTCAGCTGTCAGAGCGCCCTGAAGATGCACTACCGCACCCACACCGGGGAGAGGCCCTTCAAGTGTAAGATCTGTGGCCGGGCTTTCACCACGAAAGGGAACCTGAAGACCCACTACAGCGTCCATCGAGCTATGCCCCCGCTCAGAGTCCAGCATTCCTGCCCCATCTGCCAGAAGAAGTTCACCAACGCTGTGGTCCTACAGCAGCACATCCGAATGCACATGGGGGGCCAGATCCCCAACACCCCGGTCCCTGACAGCTACCCCGAGTCCATGGAGTCCGACACAGGCTCCTttgatgagaaaaattttgatgaCCTAGACACCTTCTCCGATGAAAACATGGAAGACTGTCCCGAGGGCAGCATCCCAGACACGCCCAAGTCCGCAGACGCTTCCCAAGACAGCCTGTCTTCCTCGCCTTTGCCTCTAGAGATGTCGAGCATCGCCGCTTTGGAAAATCAGATGAAGATGATCAATGCCGGCCTGGCAGAGCAGCTGCAGGCCAGCCTGAAGTCGGTGGAAAACGGGTCAGTCGAGGGGGACGTCCTGACCAACGATTCATCCTCGGTGGGTGGCGACATGGAGAGCCAAAGTGCAGGCAGCCCAGCCATCTCAGAGTCTACCTCCTCCATGCAGGCTCTGTCCCCATCCAACAGCACCCAGGAATTCCACAAGTCACCCAGCGCCGAGGAGaagctgcagagagcaggggcaaGCGAGTTTGCCAATGGTTTGTCTCCCGCCCCAGTGAATGGTGGGGCTCTGGATTTGACATCTAGTCACACAGAGAAAATCATCAAAGAAGATTCTTTGGGAATCCTCTTCCCTTTCAGAGACCGGGGTAAATTTAAAAACACTGCTTGCGACATTTGTGGCAAAACCTTTGCTTGTCAGAGTGCCTTGGACATTCACTACAGAAGTCATACCAAAGAGAGACCATTTATTTGCACAGTCTGCAATCGTGGCTTTTCCACCAAGGGTAATTTGAAGCAACACATGTTGACACATCAGATGCGGGATCTACCATCACAGCTCTTTGAGCCCAGTTCCAGCCTTGGCCCCAATCAGAACTCGGCGGTGATTCCCGCCAACTCGTTGGCATCTCTCATCAAGACAGAGGTCAACGGCTTCGTGCATGTGACTCCTCAGGACAGTAAGGACACCCCCACCAGTCACGTCCCTTCTGGGCCTCTGTCATCCTCCGCCACGTCCCCAGttctcctcccagctctgcccaggAGAACCCCCAAACAGCACTACTGCAACACGTGTGGTAAGACCTTCTCCTCGTCGAGTGCCCTGCAGATTCACGAGAgaactcacactggagagaaaccctttGCTTGCACTATTTGTGGAAGAGCTTTCACAACAAAAGGCAATCTTAAG GTACACATGGGCACTCACATGTGGAATAGCACCCCCGCCCGCCGGGGTCGCCGGCTCTCTGTGGATGGCCCTATGACATTTCTAGGAGGCAATCCCGTCAAGTTCCCAGAAATGTTCCAGAAGGATTTGGCGGCCAGGTCAGGAAGCGGGGATCCTTCTAGTTTCTGGAATCAGTACGCAGCCGCGCTTTCCAACGGGCTGGCGATGAAGGCCAATGAGATCTCCGTCATTCAGAATGGGGGCATCCCTCCAATTCCTGGAAGCCTGGGCAGTGGAAGCAGCTCACCTATTAGTGGGCTGACAGGAAACCTGGAGAAGCTCCAGAACTCAGAGCCCAGCGCGCCCCTGGCTGGCCTGGAGAAGATGGCAAGCAGCGAGAACGGAACCAACTTCCGTTTCACCCGCTTCGTggaagacagcaaagagatcGTCACAAGTTAA
- the SALL1 gene encoding sal-like protein 1 isoform X1 encodes MSRRKQAKPQHFQSDPEVASLPRRDGDTEKGQPNRTTKSKDAHVCGRCCAEFFELSDLLLHKKNCTKNQLVLIVNESPASPPETFSSPSPPPDHPQEQMNDTANKTEQGECSDLAEAQAPDREESMEVEAPAAPKGASGPPSSAGDSSVPPSCSSSSSGAGTSAITTSLPQLGDLTTLGNFSVINSNVIIENLQSTKVAVAQFSQEARCNGASGGKLAVPALMEQLLALQQQQIHQLQLIEQIRHQILLLASQNADLPTSSSPSPGTLRTSANPLSTLSSHLSQQLAAAAGLAQSLASQSASISGVKQLPPIQLPQSSSGNTIAPPHSGSSPNVHILAAAVPTPSSEKVASSAGTSHTSNPAASASSSPAFAISSLLSPASNPLLPQPAPANSVFPSPLPNIGTTAEDLNPLSALAQQRKSKPPNVTAFEAKSASDEAFFKHKCRFCAKVFGSDSALQIHLRSHTGERPFKCNICGNRFSTKGNLKVHFQRHKEKYPHIQMNPYPVPEHLDNIPTSTGIPYGMSIPPEKPVTSWLDTKPVLPTLTPSVGLPLPPTLPNLTPFIKTEEPAPIPISHSAASPPGSVSSDSGAPEPAARNPGGLPEEAEGPTAPPPGGKSEESGVVPSSASAPNACVLSSLASDGGPGSASTFTNPLLPLMSEQFKAKFPFGGLLDSAQASETSKLQQLVENIDKKATDPNECIICHRVLSCQSALKMHYRTHTGERPFKCKICGRAFTTKGNLKTHYSVHRAMPPLRVQHSCPICQKKFTNAVVLQQHIRMHMGGQIPNTPVPDSYPESMESDTGSFDEKNFDDLDTFSDENMEDCPEGSIPDTPKSADASQDSLSSSPLPLEMSSIAALENQMKMINAGLAEQLQASLKSVENGSVEGDVLTNDSSSVGGDMESQSAGSPAISESTSSMQALSPSNSTQEFHKSPSAEEKLQRAGASEFANGLSPAPVNGGALDLTSSHTEKIIKEDSLGILFPFRDRGKFKNTACDICGKTFACQSALDIHYRSHTKERPFICTVCNRGFSTKGNLKQHMLTHQMRDLPSQLFEPSSSLGPNQNSAVIPANSLASLIKTEVNGFVHVTPQDSKDTPTSHVPSGPLSSSATSPVLLPALPRRTPKQHYCNTCGKTFSSSSALQIHERTHTGEKPFACTICGRAFTTKGNLKVHMGTHMWNSTPARRGRRLSVDGPMTFLGGNPVKFPEMFQKDLAARSGSGDPSSFWNQYAAALSNGLAMKANEISVIQNGGIPPIPGSLGSGSSSPISGLTGNLEKLQNSEPSAPLAGLEKMASSENGTNFRFTRFVEDSKEIVTS; translated from the exons ATGTCGCGGAGGAAGCAAGCGAAGCCTCAACATTTCCAATCCGACCCCGAAGTGGCCTCGCTCCCCCGGCGAGATG gagacacagagaagggTCAACCCAACCGCACCACTAAGAGCAAGGATGCCCACGTCTGTGGCCGGTGCTGCGCCGAGTTCTTTGAATTGTCAGATCTTCTGCTCCACAAGAAGAATTGTACTAAAAACCAATTAGTTCTAATCGTAAATGAAAGTCCAGCCTCCCCACCTGAAACCTTCTCAAGCCCCAGCCCCCCTCCCGATCATCCCCAGGAACAAATGAATGACACGGCTAACAAAACAGAGCAAGGAGAGTGCAGCGACCTGGCCGAAGCCCAGGCACCGGACAGGGAAGAGTCCATGGAGGTGGAGGCCCCGGCAGCTCCCAAAGGCGCCAGTGGGCCTCCGAGTAGTGCTGGCGACAGCAGCGTCCCCcctagctgcagcagcagcagctccggCGCAGGTACCTCAGCGATCACAACCTCTCTACCTCAACTCGGGGACCTGACGACACTGGGCAACTTCTCCGTGATCAACAGCAACGTCATCATCGAGAACCTCCAGAGCACCAAGGTGGCAGTGGCCCAGTTCTCCCAGGAAGCGAGGTGCAATGGGGCCTCCGGGGGCAAGCTGGCCGTCCCAGCCCTGATGGAGCAGCTCTTAGCTCTGCAGCAGCAACAGATCCACCAGCTGCAACTGATCGAACAGATTCGTCACCAAATATTGCTGTTGGCTTCTCAGAATGCAGACCTGCCAACCTCTTCCAGTCCTTCTCCAGGTACTTTACGAACATCTGCCAACCCCTTGTCCACCCTCAGCTCCCATTTATCTCAGCAGCTGGCGGCGGCAGCTGGGTTAGCACAGAGCCTTGCGAGCCAATCTGCCAGCATCAGCGGTGTGAAACAGCTCCCCCCCATCCAGCTACCTCAGAGCAGTTCCGGCAACACCATCGCCCCCCCACACAGCGGCTCTTCCCCCAACGTTCACATATTGGCGGCAGCAGTTCCCACCCCATCCTCGGAAAAAGTGGCTTCGAGCGCGGGCACCTCCCACACCAGCAACCCCGCGGCCTCTGCCTCATCCTCACCAGCTTTTGCAATAAGCAGTCTGTTGAGTCCTGCATCTAATCCACTTCTACCTCAGCCGGCCCCCGCTAACTCGGTTTTCCCCAGCCCTTTGCCCAACATTGGAACGACAGCAGAGGATTTAAACCCCTTGTCCGCCTTGGCCcagcaaagaaaaagcaagccACCAAATGTCACCGCCTTCGAAGCCAAGAGCGCTTCGGATGAGGCGTTCTTCAAACACAAGTGCAGGTTCTGTGCAAAAGTCTTCGGAAGCGACAGTGCCTTGCAGATCCACCTTCGTTCCCACACCGGAGAGAGGCCATTCAAGTGCAACATCTGCGGGAACAGGTTCTCCACCAAGGGGAACCTCAAAGTCCACTTTCAGCGCCACAAAGAGAAGTACCCTCATATCCAGATGAACCCCTACCCCGTGCCTGAGCATTTGGACAACATACCCACCAGTACCGGCATCCCCTACGGCATGTCCATCCCTCCAGAAAAGCCGGTCACCAGTTGGCTAGACACCAAACCCGTCCTGCCCACCCTGACCCCTTCTGTCGGCCTGCCGTTGCCCCCCACCCTCCCGAACCTCACCCCCTTCATCAAGACCGAAGAGCCAGCCCCCATCCCCATCAGCCATTCTGCCGCCAGCCCCCCGGGCTCCGTCTCAAGCGACTCTGGGGCCCCTGAGCCGGCCGCGAGAAACCCGGGTGGGCTCCCGGAGGAAGCGGAAGGCCCCACTGCGCCCCCTCCCGGCGGCAAAAGCGAAGAGAGCGGTGTGGTCCCCAGCTCGGCCTCAGCCCCGAACGCCTGCGTGCTGAGCTCCCTGGCATCTGACGGCGGTCCTGGCAGTGCCTCGACTTTCACCAACCCTCTGTTGCCGCTCATGTCCGAGCAGTTCAAGGCGAAGTTTCCCTTTGGGGGACTCTTGGACTCAGCCCAGGCCTCAGAGACATCCAAGCTTCAGCAACTGGTCGAAAACATTGACAAGAAGGCCACTGACCCCAATGAGTGCATCATCTGCCACCGGGTCCTCAGCTGTCAGAGCGCCCTGAAGATGCACTACCGCACCCACACCGGGGAGAGGCCCTTCAAGTGTAAGATCTGTGGCCGGGCTTTCACCACGAAAGGGAACCTGAAGACCCACTACAGCGTCCATCGAGCTATGCCCCCGCTCAGAGTCCAGCATTCCTGCCCCATCTGCCAGAAGAAGTTCACCAACGCTGTGGTCCTACAGCAGCACATCCGAATGCACATGGGGGGCCAGATCCCCAACACCCCGGTCCCTGACAGCTACCCCGAGTCCATGGAGTCCGACACAGGCTCCTttgatgagaaaaattttgatgaCCTAGACACCTTCTCCGATGAAAACATGGAAGACTGTCCCGAGGGCAGCATCCCAGACACGCCCAAGTCCGCAGACGCTTCCCAAGACAGCCTGTCTTCCTCGCCTTTGCCTCTAGAGATGTCGAGCATCGCCGCTTTGGAAAATCAGATGAAGATGATCAATGCCGGCCTGGCAGAGCAGCTGCAGGCCAGCCTGAAGTCGGTGGAAAACGGGTCAGTCGAGGGGGACGTCCTGACCAACGATTCATCCTCGGTGGGTGGCGACATGGAGAGCCAAAGTGCAGGCAGCCCAGCCATCTCAGAGTCTACCTCCTCCATGCAGGCTCTGTCCCCATCCAACAGCACCCAGGAATTCCACAAGTCACCCAGCGCCGAGGAGaagctgcagagagcaggggcaaGCGAGTTTGCCAATGGTTTGTCTCCCGCCCCAGTGAATGGTGGGGCTCTGGATTTGACATCTAGTCACACAGAGAAAATCATCAAAGAAGATTCTTTGGGAATCCTCTTCCCTTTCAGAGACCGGGGTAAATTTAAAAACACTGCTTGCGACATTTGTGGCAAAACCTTTGCTTGTCAGAGTGCCTTGGACATTCACTACAGAAGTCATACCAAAGAGAGACCATTTATTTGCACAGTCTGCAATCGTGGCTTTTCCACCAAGGGTAATTTGAAGCAACACATGTTGACACATCAGATGCGGGATCTACCATCACAGCTCTTTGAGCCCAGTTCCAGCCTTGGCCCCAATCAGAACTCGGCGGTGATTCCCGCCAACTCGTTGGCATCTCTCATCAAGACAGAGGTCAACGGCTTCGTGCATGTGACTCCTCAGGACAGTAAGGACACCCCCACCAGTCACGTCCCTTCTGGGCCTCTGTCATCCTCCGCCACGTCCCCAGttctcctcccagctctgcccaggAGAACCCCCAAACAGCACTACTGCAACACGTGTGGTAAGACCTTCTCCTCGTCGAGTGCCCTGCAGATTCACGAGAgaactcacactggagagaaaccctttGCTTGCACTATTTGTGGAAGAGCTTTCACAACAAAAGGCAATCTTAAG GTACACATGGGCACTCACATGTGGAATAGCACCCCCGCCCGCCGGGGTCGCCGGCTCTCTGTGGATGGCCCTATGACATTTCTAGGAGGCAATCCCGTCAAGTTCCCAGAAATGTTCCAGAAGGATTTGGCGGCCAGGTCAGGAAGCGGGGATCCTTCTAGTTTCTGGAATCAGTACGCAGCCGCGCTTTCCAACGGGCTGGCGATGAAGGCCAATGAGATCTCCGTCATTCAGAATGGGGGCATCCCTCCAATTCCTGGAAGCCTGGGCAGTGGAAGCAGCTCACCTATTAGTGGGCTGACAGGAAACCTGGAGAAGCTCCAGAACTCAGAGCCCAGCGCGCCCCTGGCTGGCCTGGAGAAGATGGCAAGCAGCGAGAACGGAACCAACTTCCGTTTCACCCGCTTCGTggaagacagcaaagagatcGTCACAAGTTAA
- the LOC113875283 gene encoding uncharacterized protein DKFZp434B061-like, which translates to MRGSSGITGPRHLPPSACTLSGEHPTAKSTLQHGLYPRVSSTVAPIQVPIFLELRTPKGTPFRGAGPGGVGALGKRAAGPGRRRPGRASGAGRGARGSPRRQAPTASVRTRAPQGTRAPAAVRRVPGSAPGDSRDAGARPASPLSSPQEDPTTPERSCLEKCLLSSGQGGWGWGSPAKAN; encoded by the exons ATGCGGGGATCAAGTGGGATAACCGGACCCCGACACTTGCCCCCATCCGCCTGCACTCTGTCTGGGGAGCACCCGACAGCAAAGAGCACTCTCCAACACGGCCTCTACCCCCGCGTGTCAAGCACGGTCGCCCCAATACAGGTTCCCATCTTCTTGGAACTCCGAACTCCCAAAGGCACCCCATTCCGCGGCGCGGGCCCAGGAGGAGTGGGAGCGCTGGGGAAGAGG GCAGCAGGACCAGGGCGGCGGAGGCCAGGCCGGGCCTCGGGCGCGGGCCGGGGAGCGCGTGGATCACCGCGCAGGCAGGCGCCGACGGCCTCTGTCCGCACCCGCGCCCCGCAGGGCACCCGGGCCCCGGCCGCAGTTCGGAGGGTCCCGGGATCCGCTCCCGGAGACAGCCGGGACGCAGGAGCAAGGCCGGCGAGCCCTCTCTCCTCCCCGCAGGAGGACCCAACAACTCCGGAAAGATCCTGCCTGGAGAAGTGTTTGCTTTCCTCGGGGcaggggggttgggggtggggaagcccAGCAAAggcaaattga